The Perca fluviatilis chromosome 2, GENO_Pfluv_1.0, whole genome shotgun sequence genome includes a region encoding these proteins:
- the LOC120547795 gene encoding uncharacterized protein LOC120547795 isoform X2, which yields MTKQFITHPPRATRPSAFHSATQKPYRSTKRRRWGTAHVTIAWKIYYHEQLKKMQQKTNSLHRELTPEYPATSLPDTEQHKESDQPSSTHPNIDSQCGHSAYTAVRSETEKTAENISRLDRRHPPDLSTSSPVAFHSRTAKREKLERRPNLHWKEKLDEKKKPGRQQVETTKDLPLKDKSRDRTATLELDGRHSGSLDRKRQPESDSSVKVKRAKQEIVEDQFDSSKTLHTDPSPFSTTHALPSLHTMPAQHIHISDSSVLYPNSSRCNVTKTPQRLISYPGDEMHPYQTASWEPVWDAHKRMDLHSRQYTLTDYSLNTCKAVRIPHVAKRQKEAFQGFFTPPLYFPCALRQQKVIYLRGREFLHSPHENYHLHHPGYLATSYLGP from the exons ATGACTAAACAG TTCATCACACACCCTCCCAGAGCAACGAGGCCCTCTGCCTTTCACAGCGCAACACAGAAGCCCTACAGATCAACG aaacGAAGGAGATGGGGCACAGCCCATGTCACCATTGCATGGAAGATTTATTACCACGAACAACTCAAG AAAATGCAGCAAAAAACCAACAGTCTCCATCGAGAACTGACACCTGAGTATCCGGCCACCAGTCTACCTGACACAGAACAACATAAGGAATCAGACCAGCCCTCCAGCACCCACCCAAATATAG ACTCTCAATGTGGACACTCGGCATATACTGCAGTCAGGAgtgaaacagaaaaaacagcagaaaacatAAGCCGCTTGGACAGACGTCATCCCCCTGACCTTTCCACATCTTCACCAGTGGCTTTCCACAGCCGTACAGCCAAAAGGGAGAAACTGGAACGGCGCCCGAACCTGCACTGGAAAGAGAAACTTGATGAAAAGAAGAAACCGGGCAGGCAACAAGTTGAAACAACAAAGGATTTACCTCTAAAAGACAAATCTCGGGATCGAACGGCGACTCTTGAACTTGACGGCAGACACAGCGGCTCCCTTGACAGGAAAAGGCAGCCAGAGAGTGACAGCTCCGTTAAAGTGAAGAGGGCGAAGCAGGAAATTGTAGAGGACCAGTTTGATTCTTCGAAGACTTTGCACACTGATCCATCGCCATTCAGTACAACTCACGCACTTCCATCTTTACACACCATGCCAGcgcaacacatacacataagtGATTCATCCGTCCTGTATCCTAACAGCAGTAGATGTAATGTTACCAAAACACCCCAGAGACTCATCTCTTATCCAGGAGATGAAATGCATCCCTACCAAACCGCTTCATGGGAGCCAGTGTGGGATGCTCACAAGAGAATGGATCTCCACTCTAGACAATACACCCTAACAGACTATTCTTTGAATACCTGCAAAGCGGTCAGGATACCTCATGTAGCAAAGAGGCAAAAAGAGGCTTTTCAAGGTTTCTTTACACCACCTCTTTATTTCCCTTGTGCTTTGAGACAGCAGAAGGTAATTTACCTTAGAGGGAGGGAGTTTCTACACTCACCCCACGAGAACTATCACCTCCACCATCCTGGCTATCTGGCAACATCCTACCTGGGGCCCTGA
- the LOC120547795 gene encoding uncharacterized protein LOC120547795 isoform X1: MHQHAHQHAFTPILHQSMTIQPAPMGTQDSSFITHPPRATRPSAFHSATQKPYRSTKRRRWGTAHVTIAWKIYYHEQLKKMQQKTNSLHRELTPEYPATSLPDTEQHKESDQPSSTHPNIDSQCGHSAYTAVRSETEKTAENISRLDRRHPPDLSTSSPVAFHSRTAKREKLERRPNLHWKEKLDEKKKPGRQQVETTKDLPLKDKSRDRTATLELDGRHSGSLDRKRQPESDSSVKVKRAKQEIVEDQFDSSKTLHTDPSPFSTTHALPSLHTMPAQHIHISDSSVLYPNSSRCNVTKTPQRLISYPGDEMHPYQTASWEPVWDAHKRMDLHSRQYTLTDYSLNTCKAVRIPHVAKRQKEAFQGFFTPPLYFPCALRQQKVIYLRGREFLHSPHENYHLHHPGYLATSYLGP, translated from the exons ATGCATCAGCACGCTCACCAGCATGCCTTCACACCCATCCTGCACCAATCCATGACCATCCAACCTGCTCCAATGGGAACTCAGGACAGTAGC TTCATCACACACCCTCCCAGAGCAACGAGGCCCTCTGCCTTTCACAGCGCAACACAGAAGCCCTACAGATCAACG aaacGAAGGAGATGGGGCACAGCCCATGTCACCATTGCATGGAAGATTTATTACCACGAACAACTCAAG AAAATGCAGCAAAAAACCAACAGTCTCCATCGAGAACTGACACCTGAGTATCCGGCCACCAGTCTACCTGACACAGAACAACATAAGGAATCAGACCAGCCCTCCAGCACCCACCCAAATATAG ACTCTCAATGTGGACACTCGGCATATACTGCAGTCAGGAgtgaaacagaaaaaacagcagaaaacatAAGCCGCTTGGACAGACGTCATCCCCCTGACCTTTCCACATCTTCACCAGTGGCTTTCCACAGCCGTACAGCCAAAAGGGAGAAACTGGAACGGCGCCCGAACCTGCACTGGAAAGAGAAACTTGATGAAAAGAAGAAACCGGGCAGGCAACAAGTTGAAACAACAAAGGATTTACCTCTAAAAGACAAATCTCGGGATCGAACGGCGACTCTTGAACTTGACGGCAGACACAGCGGCTCCCTTGACAGGAAAAGGCAGCCAGAGAGTGACAGCTCCGTTAAAGTGAAGAGGGCGAAGCAGGAAATTGTAGAGGACCAGTTTGATTCTTCGAAGACTTTGCACACTGATCCATCGCCATTCAGTACAACTCACGCACTTCCATCTTTACACACCATGCCAGcgcaacacatacacataagtGATTCATCCGTCCTGTATCCTAACAGCAGTAGATGTAATGTTACCAAAACACCCCAGAGACTCATCTCTTATCCAGGAGATGAAATGCATCCCTACCAAACCGCTTCATGGGAGCCAGTGTGGGATGCTCACAAGAGAATGGATCTCCACTCTAGACAATACACCCTAACAGACTATTCTTTGAATACCTGCAAAGCGGTCAGGATACCTCATGTAGCAAAGAGGCAAAAAGAGGCTTTTCAAGGTTTCTTTACACCACCTCTTTATTTCCCTTGTGCTTTGAGACAGCAGAAGGTAATTTACCTTAGAGGGAGGGAGTTTCTACACTCACCCCACGAGAACTATCACCTCCACCATCCTGGCTATCTGGCAACATCCTACCTGGGGCCCTGA
- the LOC120547795 gene encoding uncharacterized protein LOC120547795 isoform X3, with protein MQQKTNSLHRELTPEYPATSLPDTEQHKESDQPSSTHPNIDSQCGHSAYTAVRSETEKTAENISRLDRRHPPDLSTSSPVAFHSRTAKREKLERRPNLHWKEKLDEKKKPGRQQVETTKDLPLKDKSRDRTATLELDGRHSGSLDRKRQPESDSSVKVKRAKQEIVEDQFDSSKTLHTDPSPFSTTHALPSLHTMPAQHIHISDSSVLYPNSSRCNVTKTPQRLISYPGDEMHPYQTASWEPVWDAHKRMDLHSRQYTLTDYSLNTCKAVRIPHVAKRQKEAFQGFFTPPLYFPCALRQQKVIYLRGREFLHSPHENYHLHHPGYLATSYLGP; from the exons ATGCAGCAAAAAACCAACAGTCTCCATCGAGAACTGACACCTGAGTATCCGGCCACCAGTCTACCTGACACAGAACAACATAAGGAATCAGACCAGCCCTCCAGCACCCACCCAAATATAG ACTCTCAATGTGGACACTCGGCATATACTGCAGTCAGGAgtgaaacagaaaaaacagcagaaaacatAAGCCGCTTGGACAGACGTCATCCCCCTGACCTTTCCACATCTTCACCAGTGGCTTTCCACAGCCGTACAGCCAAAAGGGAGAAACTGGAACGGCGCCCGAACCTGCACTGGAAAGAGAAACTTGATGAAAAGAAGAAACCGGGCAGGCAACAAGTTGAAACAACAAAGGATTTACCTCTAAAAGACAAATCTCGGGATCGAACGGCGACTCTTGAACTTGACGGCAGACACAGCGGCTCCCTTGACAGGAAAAGGCAGCCAGAGAGTGACAGCTCCGTTAAAGTGAAGAGGGCGAAGCAGGAAATTGTAGAGGACCAGTTTGATTCTTCGAAGACTTTGCACACTGATCCATCGCCATTCAGTACAACTCACGCACTTCCATCTTTACACACCATGCCAGcgcaacacatacacataagtGATTCATCCGTCCTGTATCCTAACAGCAGTAGATGTAATGTTACCAAAACACCCCAGAGACTCATCTCTTATCCAGGAGATGAAATGCATCCCTACCAAACCGCTTCATGGGAGCCAGTGTGGGATGCTCACAAGAGAATGGATCTCCACTCTAGACAATACACCCTAACAGACTATTCTTTGAATACCTGCAAAGCGGTCAGGATACCTCATGTAGCAAAGAGGCAAAAAGAGGCTTTTCAAGGTTTCTTTACACCACCTCTTTATTTCCCTTGTGCTTTGAGACAGCAGAAGGTAATTTACCTTAGAGGGAGGGAGTTTCTACACTCACCCCACGAGAACTATCACCTCCACCATCCTGGCTATCTGGCAACATCCTACCTGGGGCCCTGA
- the zgc:112083 gene encoding histone H4 transcription factor has product MMTTKRLDNFEVVCEWASCNFKGHTMEELSDHMSLHLNDYLGDNDALEELEEYACLWNGCEFVSMGSPVELEVHAYFHNYHGKLKFVGSQLLKSRPDLPSCNQGLHSNNLVPEGSDGYVCQWEHCDSTFNNPEWFYRHVDNHVESAEPQSLQQHQLALFCPWTGCDAFFKIRYRLREHMRSHTQERLVACPTCGSMFSSNTKLFDHLHRQAEPVESLVCEHCGKAFSSERLLRDHVRQHVNQVKCPFCDMTCTTLAALKIHIRFRHCDERPFPCDFCDKRFKNQRDLQKHTEVHNEGTVYHCTVEGCDYSCHTFQTMSHHYKRVHEVGGMSKYKCHICDKVFSWCYTLTLHLRKKHELKWPSGHSRFRYRKDVDGFLKVNMVRFETVEVTKEIMKNMAKKPQSLRKSQRTSSRNKRAAVAPESGRSSPAGSSSPSSSSSSSYSSELSGGEDVSSQPSPRGSDSPVYCVMSTIPHIEEEPGGLSQEDCDGSGTSGAVQALTEVARGLGMDVV; this is encoded by the exons ATGATGACAACCAAGAGACTTGACAATTTTGAGGTGGTGTGTGAGTGGGCTTCGTGCAACTTCAAGGGCCACACCATGGAGGAGCTGAGCGATCATATGTCACTGCATTTAAATGACTACCTGGGAGACAACGATGCCTTAGAAGAGCTGG AGGAGTATGCTTGTCTCTGGAATGGATGTGAATTTGTATCCATGGGTAGCCCTGTGGAGCTGGAGGTCCATGCCTACTTCCACAACTACCACGGTAAGCTCAAGTTCGTTGGGTCACAGCTGCTCAAGTCCCGCCCTGATCTGCCCAGCTGCAACCAAGGCTTGCACAGCAACAACCTGGTTCCTGAAGGATCAGATGGATACGTTTGCCAGTGGGAGCATTGTGAT AGTACATTTAACAATCCTGAGTGGTTCTACCGACATGTGGACAATCATGTTGAAAGTGCTGAGCCGCAATCTCTCCAACAACATCAGCTGGCTCTCTTCTGCCCCTGGACAG gCTGCGATGCTTTCTTCAAAATCAGATACCGTTTGAGAGAACACATGCGGAGCCACACTCAGGAGAGACTTGTAGCGTGTCCTACATGTGGCAGCATGTTCTCCAGCAACACCAAGTTGTTTGACCACCTACACAGACAGGCTGAGCCAGTAG AGTCTCTGGTATGTGAACATTGTGGCAAAGCTTTTTCCAGCGAGAGGCTTTTGAGGGATCACGTTCGTCAACATG TGAATCAGGTGAAGTGTCCCTTCTGTGACATGACCTGCACCACTTTGGCAGCTCTGAAGATCCACATCAGGTTCCGCCACTGTGATGAGCGGCCCTTCCCATGTGACTTCTGCGACAAAAG ATTTAAGAACCAGCGCGATCTACAAAAGCACACAGAGGTTCACAACGAAGGCACTGTGTATCACTGTACAGTGGAGGGCTGTGATTATTCGTGTCACACATTCCAAACCATGAGCCACCACTACAAGAGAGTACACGAG GTCGGGGGGATGTCCAAATATAAATGCCATATCTGTGATAAGGTCTTCTCCTGGTGTTACACTCTCACACTTCACCTTCGCAAGAAGCATGAGCTGAAATGGCCTTCTGGACATTCCCGCTTTAG ATACAGGAAGGATGTAGACGGCTTCCTAAAAGTAAACATGGTGCGGTTTGAGACCGTGGAAGTGACGAAGGAGATCATGAAGAACATGGCCAAAAAGCCACAAAGCCTTCGGAAAAGCCAGAGAACCAGCAGCCGGAACAAGAGGGCTGCGGTCGCGCCAGAGAGCGGCCGAAGCTCTCCCGCAGGATCGTCCTCgccctcctccagctcctcgtCCTCGTACTCCTCGGAGCTCTCTGGAGGTGAGGACGTTTCATCCCAGCCCAGCCCCAGAGGCAGTGACTCTCCTGTCTACTGTGTCATGAGCACCATCCCTCACATTGAGGAGGAGCCTGGAGGATTATCGCAGGAGGACTGCGATGGCAGCGGGACATCTGGAGCAGTCCAGGCCCTGACAGAGGTTGCAAGGGGCCTGGGCATGGACGTGGTGTGA